In Roseimicrobium gellanilyticum, the following are encoded in one genomic region:
- a CDS encoding tetratricopeptide repeat protein, producing the protein MKLCRYSVRCLRGTHFASLLAGAWLFVLGMGLPASDFASQMKEAEAGNSEAQFLIGRSYDRGENVAQDFAKAREMYEKAAAQGNAKAMNNLGSMYLQGRGVSKDNEVALDWFKKSAECGADRAQVTLGVCLQEGRVLKRDIPSAVAWFERAAQQGNAEAKRRLALLYYDGTEGWEKDYGKAVSVVNPLAEAGDPWAMNTLAAMYEYGHGVPKDDATSVEWLRKAAGAGDGRALFNLGSRHASGHGVKRDIVQACALLETSLKKGEGAARALLSELSPTLTPAQNEEVKRRVEKILSDPQWHP; encoded by the coding sequence ATGAAGCTTTGTCGATATTCCGTGAGATGCCTGCGTGGCACGCACTTTGCATCGTTGCTGGCAGGCGCATGGTTGTTTGTCTTGGGCATGGGCCTGCCCGCATCGGACTTCGCATCGCAAATGAAGGAAGCGGAAGCCGGTAACTCGGAGGCGCAATTCCTCATCGGGCGCTCCTATGATCGCGGGGAGAATGTGGCGCAGGATTTTGCGAAGGCCCGTGAGATGTACGAGAAGGCAGCGGCGCAGGGAAATGCCAAAGCCATGAACAACCTTGGTTCCATGTACCTCCAGGGGCGGGGGGTGTCGAAGGACAATGAGGTGGCTCTGGACTGGTTTAAGAAATCGGCGGAGTGTGGGGCAGATCGAGCCCAGGTGACGCTGGGAGTATGCCTGCAGGAGGGGCGCGTGTTGAAGCGGGACATACCTTCGGCGGTGGCATGGTTCGAGCGTGCGGCGCAACAAGGGAATGCTGAGGCGAAGCGGCGCCTCGCCTTGCTTTACTACGATGGCACCGAAGGATGGGAGAAGGACTATGGGAAAGCAGTCTCCGTGGTGAATCCCCTGGCGGAGGCGGGCGATCCGTGGGCGATGAACACCCTGGCGGCCATGTATGAGTATGGGCACGGAGTGCCCAAGGATGACGCCACTTCCGTGGAGTGGCTCCGCAAGGCAGCCGGCGCCGGCGATGGCAGGGCGCTTTTCAACCTTGGTTCCCGCCATGCTTCGGGCCACGGCGTGAAGCGGGATATCGTGCAGGCATGTGCCCTGCTGGAGACCAGCTTGAAAAAGGGTGAAGGCGCAGCGCGGGCTCTGCTGTCGGAATTGTCCCCCACATTGACACCCGCCCAGAATGAGGAAGTGAAGCGCCGGGTCGAGAAGATTCTGAGCGATCCTCAATGGCATCCGTGA
- a CDS encoding ShlB/FhaC/HecB family hemolysin secretion/activation protein, producing the protein MFSPDSRWTDFFQRSGAALRIAGCMLAMYHGAPAPVSGAEQAATEPSASAETQPAIYIREYRVQGSKKLGPVEIGNAVYPFLGPARTVDDVEEARAALEKAYHDKGFQSVSVEVPQQSAARGIIVLRVVENKVGRLRVHGARYFLPSDIKRMAPSLAEGAVPDFNEVPKDLVKMQSADRQVTPALRTGVEPGTVDVDLTVKDTLPLHGSIEFNNRYSPDTVPLRLNASLSYGNLWQLGHSIGASFQIAPERPEDATVYSGYYIARVPGMDNFSLMFMGTKQDSDVSTLGGAAVAGRGEILGVRGLVTLPSLGNYYQSLSFGLDWKNFDEDVVVGDDTFSTPIQYWPISINYGGSWLGKRSFTEFNTNVTFHLRGTGSDPIEFDNKRYLADGAFIYFRGDVSHQHDLPHGFRVFGKAQGQIADSPLINSEQYAGGGLGTVRGYLESTALGDSGLFGTLELQSPSFIGTDREERGQRVNEWRVYGFVEGGSLWLREPLPDQQDTFELASLGIGSRVRLFGTLNGSVDIAWPLIEQGTTSEGETFVSFRVWSDF; encoded by the coding sequence ATGTTCTCACCAGATTCTCGATGGACGGATTTCTTCCAGCGTTCAGGCGCTGCCCTGCGGATCGCGGGATGCATGCTCGCGATGTACCACGGCGCCCCAGCCCCCGTAAGCGGAGCAGAACAAGCGGCAACGGAGCCCTCCGCCTCCGCGGAGACACAGCCAGCAATCTATATTCGTGAATATCGTGTGCAGGGATCCAAGAAACTTGGCCCTGTGGAAATCGGCAACGCGGTATATCCCTTCCTCGGACCCGCACGCACCGTGGACGACGTGGAGGAGGCACGTGCCGCATTGGAGAAGGCATACCATGACAAGGGGTTCCAATCTGTTTCTGTCGAAGTGCCGCAGCAATCGGCAGCGCGCGGTATCATTGTGTTGCGTGTCGTTGAGAACAAGGTGGGCCGCCTGAGGGTGCATGGCGCCCGCTACTTCCTGCCCAGCGACATCAAGCGCATGGCGCCTTCGCTGGCCGAAGGCGCGGTCCCTGATTTCAATGAGGTCCCCAAGGATCTGGTAAAAATGCAGTCAGCGGATCGCCAGGTCACACCAGCCCTGCGCACAGGCGTTGAGCCCGGAACGGTGGACGTTGACCTGACCGTGAAGGACACACTGCCACTCCACGGCAGCATTGAGTTCAACAACCGCTACAGCCCGGATACGGTGCCGCTGCGCCTCAATGCCTCCTTGAGCTATGGCAATCTCTGGCAGCTGGGCCACTCCATTGGAGCGAGCTTCCAAATTGCCCCAGAACGGCCTGAGGATGCCACCGTGTACTCCGGCTATTACATCGCGCGTGTGCCCGGCATGGACAACTTCAGCCTCATGTTCATGGGAACCAAACAGGACAGCGACGTCTCCACCCTTGGCGGTGCTGCGGTCGCTGGCCGCGGTGAGATTCTCGGAGTCCGCGGATTGGTGACCCTGCCTTCGCTGGGTAATTATTACCAGTCTCTCAGCTTCGGTTTGGATTGGAAAAATTTTGATGAGGACGTCGTCGTCGGAGATGACACCTTTTCCACACCCATCCAGTACTGGCCCATCAGCATCAACTATGGCGGCTCCTGGCTCGGCAAAAGGAGCTTCACGGAGTTCAATACCAACGTGACCTTCCACCTGCGCGGCACGGGCAGCGATCCGATCGAATTCGACAACAAACGCTATCTCGCGGATGGAGCCTTCATCTACTTCCGTGGTGACGTCTCCCATCAACACGACCTGCCACACGGCTTCCGTGTTTTCGGAAAGGCGCAGGGGCAGATTGCCGATTCGCCTCTTATCAACAGCGAGCAGTATGCCGGAGGTGGTCTGGGCACCGTGCGTGGCTACCTCGAATCCACCGCGCTGGGTGACAGCGGCCTCTTTGGCACGTTGGAGCTGCAATCCCCGTCATTCATCGGCACCGATCGTGAAGAGCGCGGTCAGCGTGTGAACGAGTGGAGGGTGTACGGATTTGTCGAGGGTGGCAGTCTGTGGCTTCGCGAACCCCTGCCAGATCAGCAGGACACGTTTGAGCTGGCGAGCTTGGGCATTGGCAGTCGGGTGAGGCTGTTCGGTACTCTGAATGGTTCCGTCGATATCGCATGGCCGCTGATCGAGCAGGGCACCACCTCTGAAGGCGAGACCTTTGTAAGCTTCCGCGTGTGGTCGGATTTTTGA
- a CDS encoding PEP-CTERM sorting domain-containing protein (PEP-CTERM proteins occur, often in large numbers, in the proteomes of bacteria that also encode an exosortase, a predicted intramembrane cysteine proteinase. The presence of a PEP-CTERM domain at a protein's C-terminus predicts cleavage within the sorting domain, followed by covalent anchoring to some some component of the (usually Gram-negative) cell surface. Many PEP-CTERM proteins exhibit an unusual sequence composition that includes large numbers of potential glycosylation sites. Expression of one such protein has been shown restore the ability of a bacterium to form floc, a type of biofilm.) yields the protein MKTRPGLFKLAAMAAAVLGLAIIAQPAQAQLVTYNQGDLLLGFRKAGVGQDVVINIGQASLYRDATSDFSVNVGNLGTLLSDTFGASWADDSSLQWAVFGNPTNNGTTFNGDTSNTTYISREQTTTDTQSAAYSVNSVNRSVAAGRMQTLQSQFMLQNAATGNSNATVWDNTIQSGANVDWTDTMEGTGTSSLVFQVFQPVQVQGLSPSGIDYPGNALDLYRLLAGSSGTTNVTYEGTFRIDDTGAVTFGITPGIGVVPEPSRALLLAFGLALPLLRRRRATAPAVA from the coding sequence ATGAAAACTCGACCCGGACTCTTTAAGCTCGCTGCCATGGCAGCGGCTGTCCTTGGGTTGGCCATTATCGCCCAACCTGCACAAGCTCAGTTGGTCACCTACAACCAAGGTGACCTTCTCCTCGGATTCCGCAAAGCGGGAGTCGGACAGGACGTCGTAATCAACATCGGCCAGGCCTCGCTTTACCGTGATGCCACCTCCGATTTCTCGGTCAATGTCGGCAACCTCGGAACGCTCCTGAGTGACACCTTCGGCGCCAGCTGGGCTGACGATTCCAGCCTCCAGTGGGCTGTTTTTGGCAACCCGACGAACAACGGCACGACCTTCAACGGTGACACCTCCAACACGACCTACATCTCACGCGAACAGACCACTACGGACACACAGTCCGCTGCCTATTCCGTGAACAGCGTCAACCGCTCGGTGGCCGCTGGACGCATGCAGACGCTGCAAAGCCAGTTCATGCTACAGAACGCAGCGACGGGCAACAGCAACGCGACCGTGTGGGACAATACGATTCAAAGCGGTGCGAACGTGGACTGGACGGACACCATGGAGGGCACTGGCACCAGCAGCCTTGTGTTTCAGGTGTTCCAGCCGGTGCAGGTACAGGGTCTGAGTCCTTCGGGCATCGACTATCCTGGCAATGCACTGGACCTCTACCGGCTCCTCGCCGGCTCCTCCGGTACCACCAACGTGACCTACGAAGGCACCTTCCGCATCGATGACACCGGTGCTGTCACCTTCGGAATCACCCCCGGAATCGGTGTGGTGCCTGAGCCCAGCCGTGCGCTGCTGCTCGCTTTCGGTCTCGCCCTCCCGCTCCTGCGCCGCCGGCGTGCGACCGCACCTGCGGTCGCCTGA